From Cannabis sativa cultivar Pink pepper isolate KNU-18-1 chromosome 8, ASM2916894v1, whole genome shotgun sequence, a single genomic window includes:
- the LOC115704630 gene encoding uncharacterized protein LOC115704630, with translation MRFWGYSANLSSRSVVGSFVPKRDPVVGMNEQAPTNIEEDNRVDYGFDQFNEFDGAFYNNDPIVDLNEDGDAELEVHEPIEVPSLRLELPPPSPPRPRSKGKTKKEEPLGVKITKHCAPLDSRHADNRQATEWVVGHLIKNKFKSDGTKYKAKDIQRDMFREYGIKMSYEKAWRCREKGLLYSRGTPAAAYSRLLLLLRAGTKNPGTITDIITEDNRFKSCFGPLFACRRGFKFCRPVISIDGTFLKTRFGGTMLVAVAYDANNQLFPIAFAIVDSENHDSWKYFLQKLKEAIGEVENLVFVSDRHQSIEHAVEVIFPEACHCACYKHISMNVTHKFKTDVCNTQIWLAAYAWSKRECDRHLQVLRQMDPPIAAYVDNIGLEKWARPYCLGDRYNIMTNNAAESLNNASKCVTPLATHFEEDLIKQHEDGRRRSALRNGAQLFNVGRGADGSDFEKGGDVNLVERTCTCGMFQLLKIPCPHACAAALTQNVSVYALSSPYYTKETWKIVVNKVAKCREDCR, from the exons ATGCGCTTTTGGGGCTACTCCGCCAACTTGTCCTCCCGAAGTGTTGTTGGGAGTTTTGTCCCGAAACGAGATCCGGTAGTAGGGATGAATGAGCAGGCCCCTACTAATATAGAGGAGGATAATAGGGTTGACTATGGATTTGACCAGTTCAATGAGTTTGATGGTGCATTTTACAACAATGATCCTATAGTAGATTTGAACGAGGATGGTGATGCGGAGTTGGAAGTTCATGAACCTATAGAAGTACCTTCTTTAAGGTTAGAACTACCTCCACCATCTCCACCACGTCCAAGGAGCAAAGGAAAGACCAAGAAAGAAGAACCCCTCGGAGTGAAAATCACGAAACACTGTGCACCG CTGGATTCTAGACATGCCGATAACCGTCAAGCGACAGAGTGGGTTGTTGGCCACCTCATTAAGAACAAGTTCAAATCGGATGGAACTAAGTACAAAGCTAAAGACATACAAAGGGATATGTTTCGGGAGTATGGGATCAAGATGAGCTATGAGAAGGCTTGGAGGTGCCGAGAGAAGGGACTTTTGTATTCTAGGGGTACGCCAGCGGCGGCTTATAGTCGATTACTGTTACTTTTACGTGCTGGAACGAAGAATCCAGGTACTATTACAGACATTATCACAGAGGATAACAGGTTCAAATCTTGTTTCGGTCCTTTGTTTGCTTGTAGGAGGGGATTTAAGTTTTGTCGTCCGGTGATTAGTATCGACGGCACGTTCTTGAAGACAAGGTTTGGGGGCACAATGCTAGTTGCTGTAGCGTACGATGCAAATAACCAACTGTTTCCGATTGCCTTTGCAATTGTTGACAGCGAGAATCATGACTCTTGGAAGTATTTCTTGCAAAAGTTAAAGGAAGCGATTGGGGAGGTTGAAAACTTAGTGTTTGtatcggataggcatcaaagcattgaacatGCTGTCGAGGTTATTTTCCCCGAAGCATGCCATTGTGCATGCTACAAACATATTTCTATGAATGTCAcccacaagttcaagactgatGTGTGTAACACGCAAATATGGTTGGCCgcttacgcatggtcgaagaGGGAATGTGATAGACATTTGCAGGTGCTCCGACAGATGGATCCTCCCATCGCTGCTTATGTTGACAATATAGGATTAGAAAAATGGGCTCGTCCTTATTGTCTAGGAGACAGGTACAACATCATGACAAACAACGCTGCAGAAAGCCTTAACAAC GCAAGTAAGTGTGTTACCCCTTTGGCAACTCATTTTGAGGAAGATTTGATAAAGCAACACGAGGATGGTAGACGTAGAAGTGCCCTACGTAACGGTGCACAATTGTTTAATGTTGGAAGAGGTGCTGACGGTTCTGACTTTGAAAAAGGCGGAGATGTGAACTTAGTTGAGAGAACATGCACTTGCGGCATGTTCCAATTGTTGAAAATTCCTTGTCCCCATGCATGTGCCGCAGCGCTTACTCAGAATGTCAGTGTGTACGCTCTGTCATCTCCCTATTACACAAAGGAGACGTGGAAGATTGTCGTAAATAAAGTCGCGAAATGTCGCGAAGATTGTCGTTAA
- the LOC115700636 gene encoding small ribosomal subunit protein eS19x, whose protein sequence is MATSKTVKDVSPHEFVKAYAAHLKRSGKIELPDYTDLVKTAKFKELAPYDPDWYYIRAASVARKIYLRGGLGVGAFRRIYGGSKRNGSRPPHFCRSSGAVLRHILQQLANNNIVEVDPKGGRKITSHGRRDLDQVSGRIVV, encoded by the exons ATGGCGACCTCCAAGACTGTCAAAGATGTTTCACCTCATGAATTTGTCAAGGCATACGCCGCTCACCTGAAAAGGTCTGGAAAG ATTGAATTGCCAGACTACACAGATCTGGTAAAGACTGCCAAGTTTAAGGAATTGGCCCCCTATGACCCAGATTGGTACTATATAAGAGCTG CATCTGTTGCAAGGAAGATCTACTTGCGAGGCGGTCTCGGTGTTGGGGCCTTCCGTAGGATTTACGGTGGAAGTAAGCGGAACGGAAGCCGCCCACCACACTTCTGCAGAAGCAGTGGTGCGGTTCTTAGGCACATCCTGCAACAATTGGCTAACAATAACATTGTGGAGGTCGACCCCAAAGG AGGGAGAAAAATTACTTCTCATGGTCGGCGTGACCTTGATCAGGTTTCGGGCAGGATAGTTGTTTGA